One window of Peteryoungia desertarenae genomic DNA carries:
- the betI gene encoding transcriptional regulator BetI, with protein MPKIGMEPLRRKALVDAALKTIGHHGSLTVTMSEIAREAGVSPALAHHYFGSKEQLLIETIRSLLRQLRTDAVAGLTAAETPRARVSAVIRVSFQADQFAPEVVAAWLAFYSEAQRSEEVRRLLVVYARRLHSNLMSGLKPLCGAEDAGRIADGAAAMIDGLYIRQSLKAAPLSIDASVALVEDYVTGQLAAHPPLEGEGRTKGPGWGEP; from the coding sequence ATGCCGAAGATCGGAATGGAACCCCTGCGTCGCAAGGCGCTGGTTGACGCTGCTTTGAAAACCATCGGCCATCATGGCTCGCTGACCGTCACCATGTCGGAGATTGCCCGCGAGGCTGGCGTGTCACCGGCGCTCGCCCATCATTATTTTGGCTCGAAGGAGCAATTGCTGATCGAAACGATCCGCTCGCTGCTGAGACAATTGCGGACCGATGCCGTGGCGGGTCTGACTGCGGCTGAAACGCCGCGCGCGCGGGTCTCGGCCGTCATTCGCGTGTCGTTCCAGGCCGACCAGTTCGCGCCGGAAGTGGTCGCCGCCTGGCTTGCCTTTTACTCGGAAGCACAGCGCTCGGAAGAGGTGCGCCGGCTGCTCGTCGTCTATGCGCGGCGGCTGCATTCCAACCTGATGTCGGGCTTGAAGCCACTTTGTGGCGCGGAAGACGCGGGCAGGATTGCCGATGGCGCTGCCGCCATGATCGACGGGCTCTATATCCGGCAATCTCTGAAGGCCGCACCCTTGTCGATTGATGCCTCTGTCGCATTGGTCGAGGATTATGTGACGGGGCAGCTCGCCGCCCACCCTCCCCTTGAGGGGGAGGGTCGGACCAAAGGTCCGGGTTGGGGTGAACCGTGA